In Virgibacillus siamensis, the genomic stretch TTTATCATTCCAATTGTGAACTTTAGCACTTTACTTTTGAAGTTTAGCGTTTAATGTGTAAACTTTAGCGAAATCATTGTGAACTTTATCACTTCAGCAAAATTTAACACCCATTCGCTGCATCCAATTTAATTATGTTTTATAGAAAAAATGGACCATTCGCCTTTGCCAATGGTCCAATATTGTTCTTGAATTTTTTAGCATCACCATGTCTGAAAATTATGTTATTATGAAACTACCGGTTGATAGAGGAGAGATGTTTTATGATTAAACTCGGTTTTGTACGCCATGGAATTACACCGTGGAATATCGAAGGCAGAGCGCAAGGAAGTTCGGATATTCCACTGGCTGAACAGGGATTGCAGGAGGCACGGTTACTTGCGGTGCGGCCAGAGATTCGTAATTGGGATATCGTTTATTCCAGTGATCTGTTGCGGGCAAAGCAAACGGCGGAAATTATCGTGGATAAAATCGAAGTACCACTGCATTTGGATCCAAGACTTCGTGAAAGAGGCGGCGGCCTTATTGAAGGAACCACAGAGGAAGAACGGGTGAAAAAATGGGGTCCGAACTGGCGTGAGCTGGATATGGGATTTGAAACGAATGAAAATATTATTTCCAGGGGGATGTCTTTCATAGAAGAAATTAGTGATAAACATGTGGATAAAAGGGTGTTGGTTGTCAGCCATGGCGCCTTCATAAAACGTCTGTTAAACGCTCTCATGCCGGATTCAGACATGGATGAATCCTTAAAGAATACTTCACTTACTTCGCTGACAAGAAGTATGAACGTCTGGAATTGCAGTTTGTATAATTGTACTGCACATTTGGCAAAGCATGATTCACTTAAGCTTTAACACATGAAGACATCATATAACTTGCAATTAAAAAGTGTTCCATGAGGATTAAGTTAATATAGAAAAAAGGAGACTTTGATATGATTCTTGGTCTGCATCACGCTCAAATTACTATTCCGAAAGGTTCTGAAAAAGAAGGAAGAAACTTTTATTGTGGGGTGCTGGAATTGCCTGAAATAGAAAAGCCTGAATCACTGCAAGGACGCGGCGGGTTTTGGCTGCAGGTTGGAGACAAGCAGCTGCACGTTGGGACTGAAGATGATGTTGATCGGTCTAAAACAAAAGCACACATCGCCTACCAGGTGGAGGATTTATCTTACTGGCAGGATCAGTTAAAGCAAAATGGAATTACGATATATGATTCCGTTCCGATTCCCGGATTTGAACGTTTTGAATTTCGGGATCCATTTGGCAACAGGGTGGAAATGATACAGGAAATGTAGATATTCCATTTTTATTTGTCCAAATTTCGTATGGGAAATTATTATTCAGGTTAGGGGTTGCGTGATGTACACGAAGATATTCGATGAAGTTGTCAGCATCCTGCATGAAGATTATGCCGGCTGCATTGATAAAAAGGGTTGGGATGATCCGGATTTTTTTCGTAATAAAATAAACCAGGTTGCTGCACAGGACACTTTGAATGATGAAAAATTTGTGGAAATCGTCAGGGATTACCTGCTGGACTTTAAAGATTTACATATGAGCTTCAGGAATAGCATGAATTCCGAGACAACCAACGCAACGTATGCTGGATTTAAGGTAAGAAGGCATAGGGATTTACTTTACGTTGTTTCAAGTGAAAAGGAAAGCAGGGTAAAGCCTGGCTATGTGATTTCCGAACTGGATGGAAAGCGAGTTGCAGAGTTGGTCAATGTTCATAAAAGACAATTGATGGAGACAAAGGCAAAGAGAGAAAATTGGGGAGCGGTTCTTTCCGAATACAAATATGCCAAGGTGAATGATAGGTCAGGGAATACTTTTACACTTGAATTAGCGGCATACGAAAAAGAGCCCTTCGTACCGGAATATTCGTTGCATGCGTTATCTGAAAGCACCTTGTTTATGAAATTGACGGACTTCACCAATCATAATGAAATTTCCAGGCTTATTCAGGAAAATACCGGCCTTTTATCAGATAGGAAAAACTTAATAATTGATGTTCGGGTAAATAAAGGCGGGGATGACCTTGCCTATTTTGACCTGCTGCCGTTTCTGTTTGATGGAGAAGTGATCGATTTGAAGCGTTTTGATGAAGGAAAAATGCTTACAAACTGTACTTACCGAAATGTTGAGTTAAGAAAAAGGATGTTTCATAATCTAATAGCCTCAGTGGACGATAATGCAACCAAAAGCCAGGTCAATGCCTTTATGAAACAGTTGGACGAAAATAAAGGAAAAGGATTTGTTGAGCTGGGCTCCGCGGGAATGGATGAAAGTTTTCTATTAAAGACGCGCTCCGGTCCTGATCGGGTAATTATTCTGACAGATGTTTATTGTGGAAGTTCCGGCGACTCGTTTGTGGAGGTATGCAAAAACTCCGGAAAAGTTACGGTAATCGGCAGGCCGACGTTAGGTTTGAATGATTATGCCAACCTTGCTGTTATGGAATGGGAGAACAAATTTGAACTATGGTACCCTACATCAAAATTATCGATTGTGGATGAAGGCAAAGGAATGAGTGGTGTTGGAATCCAGCCGGATATCTATATACCTTGGAATCCGGGACATATTGACAAGGATGCGGATTTGGAAAAAGCATTTGAATTAATAGATGACAAAATTGGAGGTAGAACATGATGACACCACCGAAGCATATTGTTTCAGCAGCAACGATTATTTTAAATGATCAAAATGAATTGTTACTGATAAAAGGACCTCGCCGGGGATGGGAAATGCCTGGGGGACAGGTGGAAGAAGGTGAATCTCTGAAAGATGCGGCAATCCGCGAGACAAAAGAGGAGTGCGGTGTGGATGTGGAGATTACCAAGTTCTGCGGTGTCTATCAAAATGTCACAAAGTCTATTTGTAATACTTTATTCTTAGGAAAGCCGGTGGGCGGAGAACCAGTTTCGACTGGGGAGGCATTGGAGGCAGGCTATTTCCCGCTCGAAAAAGCACTTGACATGGTTACCTGGAAAACCTTCAGGCAGCGGATTGAACATTGTTTAGATGAAGATGTACAGCCGTTTTATGTGGAATTTTAACGATTGGGGGAAAGTTAGATGAAATTATTAGAAGGAAATAAAATTAAACTTGCAAGATTCAAAGAAGAGGATCTGAATGTTATGGAACAGTGGTATCA encodes the following:
- a CDS encoding histidine phosphatase family protein, whose translation is MIKLGFVRHGITPWNIEGRAQGSSDIPLAEQGLQEARLLAVRPEIRNWDIVYSSDLLRAKQTAEIIVDKIEVPLHLDPRLRERGGGLIEGTTEEERVKKWGPNWRELDMGFETNENIISRGMSFIEEISDKHVDKRVLVVSHGAFIKRLLNALMPDSDMDESLKNTSLTSLTRSMNVWNCSLYNCTAHLAKHDSLKL
- a CDS encoding VOC family protein → MILGLHHAQITIPKGSEKEGRNFYCGVLELPEIEKPESLQGRGGFWLQVGDKQLHVGTEDDVDRSKTKAHIAYQVEDLSYWQDQLKQNGITIYDSVPIPGFERFEFRDPFGNRVEMIQEM
- a CDS encoding S41 family peptidase; the protein is MYTKIFDEVVSILHEDYAGCIDKKGWDDPDFFRNKINQVAAQDTLNDEKFVEIVRDYLLDFKDLHMSFRNSMNSETTNATYAGFKVRRHRDLLYVVSSEKESRVKPGYVISELDGKRVAELVNVHKRQLMETKAKRENWGAVLSEYKYAKVNDRSGNTFTLELAAYEKEPFVPEYSLHALSESTLFMKLTDFTNHNEISRLIQENTGLLSDRKNLIIDVRVNKGGDDLAYFDLLPFLFDGEVIDLKRFDEGKMLTNCTYRNVELRKRMFHNLIASVDDNATKSQVNAFMKQLDENKGKGFVELGSAGMDESFLLKTRSGPDRVIILTDVYCGSSGDSFVEVCKNSGKVTVIGRPTLGLNDYANLAVMEWENKFELWYPTSKLSIVDEGKGMSGVGIQPDIYIPWNPGHIDKDADLEKAFELIDDKIGGRT
- a CDS encoding NUDIX hydrolase; translated protein: MTPPKHIVSAATIILNDQNELLLIKGPRRGWEMPGGQVEEGESLKDAAIRETKEECGVDVEITKFCGVYQNVTKSICNTLFLGKPVGGEPVSTGEALEAGYFPLEKALDMVTWKTFRQRIEHCLDEDVQPFYVEF